In Bacillus sp. DX3.1, the following proteins share a genomic window:
- a CDS encoding SMI1/KNR4 family protein, translating to MHILKKLNEIFTLETQELPATEEAIQELQVFSSIDVPLDYLEVIQHSTNAEINVNNEIYIRILGPTDCIEINEAHNVQNYIPNSLAIGDDEGGKALLYADGKEGFGFYIVDFGDLDIEEAIKISPSLKALLVDGIGIRELLS from the coding sequence ATGCATATACTAAAAAAATTAAATGAGATCTTCACATTAGAAACTCAGGAACTACCAGCAACTGAAGAAGCTATTCAAGAATTACAAGTTTTTTCATCAATAGATGTACCACTTGATTATTTAGAGGTAATTCAACATAGTACAAATGCAGAAATTAATGTAAATAACGAAATATATATACGGATTTTGGGTCCAACTGACTGTATAGAGATAAATGAAGCACATAATGTCCAAAATTATATACCGAATTCACTGGCAATTGGCGATGATGAGGGTGGAAAAGCATTATTATATGCAGATGGAAAAGAAGGATTTGGATTCTATATAGTGGATTTTGGAGATTTAGACATTGAGGAAGCGATTAAAATATCCCCTTCTTTAAAAGCACTGTTAGTAGATGGTATAGGAATAAGAGAACTATTGTCATAG
- a CDS encoding SMI1/KNR4 family protein, whose translation MKTNNDSKLQPPSDELIQSFEKYCEIKLPDDFIDFLKTYNGSIPITNVFTHENHEFLIERFLCLLSNPEEDTENGWYDIEVVLSQIDTRLTDDEDVTGVHIIPFAALFAGDFLCLDFREKEIPSVVVWDHEESEELNPVTSEVADNFSSFLSMLKE comes from the coding sequence ATGAAGACTAACAATGATAGTAAACTGCAACCACCAAGTGACGAATTGATTCAATCATTTGAAAAGTATTGTGAAATAAAATTACCAGATGATTTTATAGATTTTTTGAAGACATATAATGGTTCTATTCCTATTACTAACGTTTTTACACATGAAAACCACGAATTTTTAATTGAACGTTTTTTATGTTTGCTAAGTAATCCAGAGGAAGATACTGAAAATGGTTGGTATGATATAGAGGTCGTATTATCCCAAATTGATACTCGTTTAACTGATGACGAAGATGTAACAGGAGTACACATTATCCCATTTGCAGCTTTATTTGCAGGTGATTTTCTTTGCTTAGATTTTAGAGAAAAAGAAATACCATCTGTTGTGGTTTGGGATCATGAAGAATCAGAAGAGCTTAATCCTGTAACTAGTGAAGTTGCTGATAATTTTAGTAGTTTTTTAAGTATGTTAAAAGAGTAG
- a CDS encoding SMI1/KNR4 family protein, with protein MEYTEIESILSTILERETETLDKPTDKEWKKLSDQFNYSFNDEFKYFTELMSLWAFPGDIYNVSKGKTNGNDTIEEVYNHEMNSGNWDSNMMPFYGIGNGDYFCLHILESKVYYYYHDTESFKEYCDTFKTWIEDLPNFLA; from the coding sequence ATGGAATATACTGAAATAGAGTCTATATTATCAACTATTCTAGAAAGAGAAACAGAAACATTGGATAAGCCAACCGATAAAGAATGGAAAAAATTAAGTGATCAGTTTAATTACTCATTTAATGACGAATTTAAGTATTTTACAGAATTAATGTCATTATGGGCATTTCCAGGTGATATTTATAATGTGTCAAAAGGTAAAACAAACGGAAATGATACAATAGAAGAAGTATATAATCACGAAATGAATAGTGGGAATTGGGATTCAAATATGATGCCATTCTATGGTATCGGAAATGGAGACTATTTTTGCTTACATATATTAGAATCAAAAGTTTATTATTACTATCATGATACAGAGAGTTTCAAAGAATATTGCGATACCTTTAAAACATGGATAGAAGATTTACCAAATTTTTTGGCGTAA
- a CDS encoding polymorphic toxin type 50 domain-containing protein has protein sequence MGIETTKGIIHYRKDGTHIIPATP, from the coding sequence ATTGGGATAGAAACAACTAAAGGAATTATACATTATAGAAAAGATGGTACTCATATTATACCGGCAACTCCATAA
- a CDS encoding CPCC family cysteine-rich protein translates to MKQCPCCDFFTIEDDFDICEVCYWAYDLTAQNNPDIAIGPNSVSLNQAIRNYKKYGASEKKFINKVRKPDSEELPENN, encoded by the coding sequence ATGAAACAATGCCCATGTTGTGACTTTTTTACGATAGAAGATGATTTTGATATTTGTGAAGTGTGTTATTGGGCATATGATCTAACAGCTCAAAATAATCCTGATATTGCGATAGGGCCCAATTCTGTTTCTTTAAACCAAGCAATAAGAAATTACAAAAAGTACGGAGCTTCAGAAAAAAAATTTATTAACAAAGTACGGAAACCTGATTCAGAAGAATTACCGGAAAATAATTAA
- a CDS encoding YrhA family protein, whose protein sequence is MVLDLLSSIEKIKNKRGKSIIQSASDESIQNIKNWISSNVKKNVWVNEYENFLKIANGLNFNGLFIYNTNPNDDNNGFIAANEIWRETEWDNNYLFFGDSCIAWFCFDVDSHLFLELDKPSGDIMAEYHSFNEMIEQAIKNVL, encoded by the coding sequence ATGGTTTTAGATTTACTTTCAAGTATAGAAAAAATAAAAAATAAAAGAGGAAAATCAATAATACAGTCTGCCAGTGATGAATCAATTCAAAACATTAAAAATTGGATATCCAGCAATGTAAAAAAGAATGTATGGGTAAATGAATATGAAAACTTTTTAAAGATTGCTAATGGATTAAATTTTAATGGTTTATTTATCTATAATACGAATCCTAATGATGATAATAATGGATTTATCGCAGCAAATGAAATATGGAGAGAAACTGAGTGGGACAATAACTATTTGTTTTTTGGGGATTCATGTATAGCTTGGTTTTGTTTTGATGTTGATAGTCATCTTTTTTTAGAATTAGATAAACCAAGTGGAGATATAATGGCGGAATATCATAGTTTTAATGAAATGATTGAACAAGCAATAAAGAATGTATTATAA